From Paenarthrobacter sp. A20:
GATATTCGGGAACTAGTACGTGTGGTCCTGTCCCAGGCGGGATTTGATGTGCACACTGCGTCCACGGGATCTGCAGGTGTGACGTCAGCCCGTGAACTGAACCCGGACGTCATTACCCTGGACCTGGGCCTGCCCGACATCGACGGCTTCGAAGTAGCACGCCAGATCCGCAAGTCCTCCGACGCCTACATCATTATGCTGACGGCACGCGCTGAGGAACTCGATACCCTCATGGGACTCGAAGCCGGTGGTGACGACTACCTGACCAAGCCGTTCCGACCCCGCGAACTGCGCGCCCGTGTCGAGGCCATGATGCGAAGGCCCCGCGCGTCGTCGGACACCAAAAACGTTCCGGAACAAGTGGACCCCGAGGTGAGCCACAACGGCTTGGCCGTCTCGGCCGGCTCCCGGACGGCGGTCCTCAATGGCGCCGAGCTGAAGCTCACCCGCACCGAATTCGACCTCCTGCTTGCCTTGCTGGAGACGGGACGGATTGTGCGGACCAAGGCAGACCTCGCCCGTCGCCTGCGCAACGAACCGTACGACGTCGGCAGTTACGTCAGCGACGCGGACGAACGTGCCGT
This genomic window contains:
- a CDS encoding response regulator transcription factor, which encodes MSEVRVGLVIEDDQDIRELVRVVLSQAGFDVHTASTGSAGVTSARELNPDVITLDLGLPDIDGFEVARQIRKSSDAYIIMLTARAEELDTLMGLEAGGDDYLTKPFRPRELRARVEAMMRRPRASSDTKNVPEQVDPEVSHNGLAVSAGSRTAVLNGAELKLTRTEFDLLLALLETGRIVRTKADLARRLRNEPYDVGSYVSDADERAVEVHMGNLRKKLGDSIQAPRWLETVRGVGYRLAPANNN